Proteins from one Borreliella valaisiana VS116 genomic window:
- a CDS encoding DUF228 domain-containing protein: MSDITKIKQDFDKKVAEIKALMKNPQQDAGLFGNSIEFRDKNLIFSNSDGVCTSSKDKIENYPAKGYPYNLGVKLSFSEDSTTELEVEAGGGEDLYGICVDIDEFSKTATVVPITNNFEGYLVAKENGVKAKDKLFFNKDGELEKINGSAPQNKTTINAIALSDAKKISNDVYLVKVAVFGNKAISQN, translated from the coding sequence ATGAGCGATATTACAAAAATTAAACAAGATTTTGATAAAAAAGTTGCCGAGATTAAAGCATTAATGAAAAATCCACAACAAGATGCTGGTTTATTTGGTAATTCTATTGAATTTAGAGACAAAAACCTGATTTTTTCAAATTCTGATGGAGTTTGTACTAGTAGTAAAGACAAAATAGAAAATTATCCTGCTAAGGGTTATCCATACAATCTTGGAGTAAAACTTAGTTTCAGTGAAGATAGTACAACAGAGCTTGAAGTTGAGGCTGGTGGTGGTGAAGACTTATACGGAATATGTGTTGATATAGACGAGTTTAGCAAAACTGCAACTGTTGTTCCAATTACAAATAACTTTGAGGGCTATTTAGTAGCAAAAGAAAATGGCGTTAAAGCAAAAGATAAACTCTTTTTTAATAAAGATGGAGAATTGGAAAAAATCAATGGTTCTGCGCCCCAAAATAAGACAACTATTAATGCAATAGCATTGTCTGATGCAAAAAAAATTAGCAATGATGTTTATTTGGTAAAAGTAGCAGTATTTGGCAATAAAGCCATAAGTCAAAATTAA
- a CDS encoding DUF3890 domain-containing protein → MSEQKDFQTQVQNEEELLVTKLQNKVLLLLGIDKFALSRQNFLLHLSLLQAILVTRGIDASSLTYEQIFLLTFYHMGCQLRKQGVVREFEFERIKKEKFNELEIDYYPSSSKSEESSGESCAASKNFCLQLDAFLEKLKRDTSTPSCMGVV, encoded by the coding sequence ATGAGCGAACAAAAAGACTTTCAAACACAAGTTCAAAATGAAGAAGAACTTTTAGTAACAAAACTTCAGAATAAAGTTTTGCTGCTATTAGGAATAGATAAATTTGCACTAAGTAGGCAAAATTTTCTACTTCATTTATCTTTACTTCAGGCCATTCTAGTAACACGTGGTATTGATGCTAGTTCACTTACATATGAACAAATATTTTTGCTTACCTTTTACCACATGGGTTGTCAATTAAGAAAACAAGGGGTTGTTCGCGAATTTGAATTTGAAAGGATCAAAAAAGAAAAGTTCAATGAGCTTGAAATTGATTACTATCCTAGTAGTAGCAAAAGTGAAGAGAGTAGTGGAGAGAGTTGTGCAGCAAGTAAAAACTTTTGCTTACAGCTCGATGCATTTTTAGAAAAGCTTAAGCGCGATACTTCAACTCCATCTTGTATGGGGGTTGTCTAA
- a CDS encoding DUF1506 family protein: MSGIRKRLADMSARIINVFKDPEPLRFYKGNIIKLDNGDSYQRIFDKNEYTEFIGVIIDIKPQELTVLHNSNLFDIQGYSKLYTYADLDYELKDRISISYSVYFEIFSIDSSIVYFTLVLKEFVWTT; the protein is encoded by the coding sequence ATGAGTGGTATTAGAAAAAGACTAGCGGATATGTCTGCACGTATAATTAACGTTTTTAAGGATCCCGAGCCACTAAGGTTTTATAAAGGAAACATTATAAAACTTGATAATGGCGACTCTTATCAACGAATATTTGACAAAAATGAGTACACTGAATTTATCGGGGTTATTATTGACATAAAGCCACAAGAACTTACAGTGTTACATAATTCAAATTTATTCGATATTCAAGGTTATTCTAAACTTTACACATATGCAGACCTTGACTATGAACTAAAAGACAGAATATCAATTTCGTATTCAGTTTACTTTGAAATATTTAGCATTGACTCTTCAATCGTATATTTTACTTTAGTTTTAAAGGAGTTTGTATGGACAACTTAA
- a CDS encoding DUF764 family protein codes for MIVTLDIIVSYLLKIFQGFKAYATENDFECDIINTYNHPYLSKITTSSPNIIAFKFNGTQHLFDHNCKTGAFYDNALEFSLNFQIYIIAIVLNDRDFDANSRMLVLYGLLSEFMHKKTYNYTLSNPHQSEYVTKISFYIYPISNMQTVGRISLGTKYSNHAYSASVACNASIKAIEILKGGYKIATRYN; via the coding sequence ATGATTGTGACTTTAGATATAATCGTGAGCTATTTACTTAAAATATTTCAAGGATTTAAGGCATATGCAACTGAAAATGATTTTGAGTGTGATATCATAAATACTTACAATCACCCATATCTTTCAAAGATTACAACTTCTAGCCCCAATATAATAGCATTTAAATTTAATGGGACTCAACATTTGTTTGATCATAACTGCAAAACTGGTGCATTCTATGATAATGCTTTGGAGTTTAGTTTAAATTTTCAAATATATATTATTGCAATAGTGTTGAATGATAGGGATTTTGATGCAAATTCACGTATGTTAGTACTTTATGGGCTGCTTAGCGAGTTTATGCATAAAAAAACATACAATTATACGTTATCTAATCCACATCAATCCGAATATGTTACTAAAATAAGCTTTTACATTTATCCAATATCAAATATGCAAACAGTTGGCAGGATTTCTTTAGGAACAAAGTATAGCAATCATGCATACAGCGCGTCTGTAGCATGTAATGCTAGTAT